One Gouania willdenowi chromosome 24 unlocalized genomic scaffold, fGouWil2.1 scaffold_320_arrow_ctg1, whole genome shotgun sequence genomic window carries:
- the ptrhd1 gene encoding putative peptidyl-tRNA hydrolase PTRHD1: MAVHGSVTPVRLVQYVVVRSDLVHGLSWPLGAVITQACHAATAAVHLHYGDPDTQRYLAELDSMHKVVLGAPDEAALSGLSETLTQAGVSHKLWIEQPENIPTCLALKPYPKETVQPLLRKFKLFK; the protein is encoded by the exons ATGGCGGTGCATGGATCGGTGACTCCGGTCCGGTTGGTCCAGTACGTGGTGGTCCGCTCCGACCTGGTCCACGGACTGTCGTGGCCTCTGGGGGCCGTGATCACCCAGGCCTGCCACGCCGCTACCGCCGCGGTCCACCTGCACTACGGGGACCCGGACACTCAGCGGTACCTGGCCGAGCTGGACTCGATGCACAAGGTGGTGCTGGGG GCTCCAGACGAAGCCGCTCTCTCCGGCCTGTCGGAGACTCTGACCCAGGCCGGCGTTTCTCACAAGCTGTGGATCGAGCAGCCTGAGAACATTCCTACGTGTTTGGCTCTGAAGCCGTACCCCAAAGAGACGGTCCAGCCGCTGCTGCGCAAGTTCAAACTCTTCAAATGA